A DNA window from Acidobacteriota bacterium contains the following coding sequences:
- a CDS encoding archaeosortase/exosortase family protein: MIPYGILLTLAFVVPLSRLAVHAWTYDLHSHILLVPFVSAFLLHDRRETLPSRGPSATRLAGVAAAIGMLALAVAWRTTLSHNDMLAAYACAYVCLLAAGGFHFFGAAWMKAAAFPAAFLFLLMPLPDAIVDVLERASMVASSEAAAMYFALAGTPLVREGTLFELPTITLQVARECSGIRSSWMLFITSLVASNMFLASPWRRVVLVLFVIPLGILRNGFRVFVLGMLCVHIGPHMIDTAIHHQGGPIFFALSLVPFLGMLWWLQRGDRRTYGR, translated from the coding sequence GTGATTCCGTACGGCATCCTGCTGACGCTGGCGTTCGTGGTGCCGCTGTCGCGCCTCGCCGTCCACGCGTGGACGTACGACCTGCACTCGCACATCCTGCTCGTGCCGTTCGTCTCGGCGTTCCTGCTGCACGACAGGCGGGAGACGCTGCCGTCGCGCGGGCCGTCGGCGACGCGACTGGCGGGCGTGGCTGCCGCGATCGGCATGCTGGCGCTGGCCGTTGCGTGGCGCACCACGCTCAGCCACAACGACATGCTGGCGGCGTATGCGTGCGCGTACGTGTGCCTGCTTGCCGCGGGCGGCTTCCACTTCTTCGGCGCGGCCTGGATGAAGGCGGCGGCCTTCCCTGCCGCGTTCCTGTTCCTCCTCATGCCGTTGCCCGACGCGATCGTCGACGTGCTCGAGCGCGCGTCGATGGTGGCCTCGTCGGAAGCGGCGGCGATGTACTTCGCGCTGGCAGGCACGCCGCTCGTGCGGGAGGGGACGCTGTTCGAGCTGCCGACGATCACGCTGCAGGTGGCGCGCGAGTGCAGCGGCATCAGGTCGAGCTGGATGCTGTTCATCACGAGCCTCGTCGCGTCGAACATGTTCCTGGCCAGCCCGTGGCGGCGCGTGGTGCTGGTGCTGTTCGTGATCCCGCTGGGCATCCTGCGCAACGGCTTCCGGGTGTTCGTGCTGGGGATGCTGTGCGTCCACATCGGCCCGCACATGATCGACACCGCCATCCACCACCAGGGCGGGCCGATCTTCTTCGCGCTGTCGCTGGTCCCGTTCCTCGGGATGCTGTGGTGGCTCCAGCGCGGCGACCGCCGGACCTACGGCCGGTAG